One region of Streptomyces rishiriensis genomic DNA includes:
- a CDS encoding response regulator transcription factor, translating to MRLLIVEDEKRLARSLAGGLTAEGYAVDVVHDGIEGLHRASEAPYDLIVLDVMLPGMNGYRVCSTLRAAGNDVPILMLTAKDGEYDEAEGLDTGADDYLTKPFSYVVLVARVKALLRRRGQGAGAAAVHVLGDLRVDTAARRVFLRQDGGTEAEAALTAKEFAVLEQLVVRAGEVVSKTEILDHVWDFAYDGDPNIVEVYVSALRRKLGAGLIRTVRGAGYRLERPEAAR from the coding sequence ATGCGGCTGTTGATCGTGGAGGACGAGAAGCGACTGGCCCGGTCGCTTGCGGGCGGCCTGACCGCCGAGGGCTATGCCGTGGACGTGGTCCACGACGGGATCGAGGGACTGCACCGGGCGAGCGAGGCGCCGTACGACCTGATCGTCCTCGACGTCATGCTGCCCGGCATGAACGGCTACCGGGTCTGCTCCACCCTGCGCGCAGCCGGCAACGACGTCCCGATCCTCATGCTCACCGCCAAGGACGGCGAGTACGACGAGGCGGAGGGCCTGGACACCGGCGCGGACGACTACCTCACCAAGCCGTTCTCGTACGTCGTCCTCGTCGCCCGCGTCAAGGCGCTGCTGCGCCGGCGCGGACAGGGCGCCGGGGCCGCTGCGGTGCACGTCCTGGGTGATCTCAGGGTCGACACCGCCGCGCGGCGCGTCTTCCTGCGCCAGGACGGCGGCACCGAGGCCGAAGCCGCCCTCACGGCCAAGGAGTTCGCCGTCCTGGAGCAACTGGTCGTGCGGGCCGGCGAGGTGGTGTCCAAGACCGAGATCCTCGACCACGTCTGGGACTTCGCCTACGACGGCGACCCCAACATCGTCGAGGTGTACGTCAGCGCGCTGCGCCGCAAGCTGGGCGCGGGGCTCATCCGGACGGTGCGCGGCGCCGGCTACCGGCTGGAGCGGCCGGAGGCGGCGCGATGA